The Elaeis guineensis isolate ETL-2024a chromosome 13, EG11, whole genome shotgun sequence genome includes a region encoding these proteins:
- the LOC105034841 gene encoding polyneuridine-aldehyde esterase isoform X3 — MEEGGRRQKHIILVHGACHGAWSWYKVATLLRCAGHQVTVPDLAASGIDERRLHEVSTFADYSQPLLDILAALPPGERVILVGHSLGGMSVSLAMERFPERIAAAVFLTAFMPAPASRPSHVLDKLFQEAPMSFWMDTQFSSSRDQEKSPVSMLFGPLFISLNLYQLCSVEDLAITEKFQRWMIENNPVKEVKVIEEADHMAMLSRPKELCECLLEIVTTYV, encoded by the exons ATGGAAGAGGGCGGGAGGAGGCAGAAGCACATCATCCTAGTGCATGGAGCCTGTCATGGAGCCTGGAGTTGGTACAAGGTGGCGACACTGCTGAGATGCGCCGGGCACCAGGTAACGGTGCCCGATCTCGCTGCTTCCGGCATCGACGAGAGGAGGCTGCACGAGGTGTCGACCTTTGCCGACTACTCCCAACCGCTGCTGGACATCCTGGCCGCGCTCCCACCTGGGGAGAGGGTCATCCTGGTGGGCCACAGCTTGGGGGGGATGAGCGTGTCCCTGGCCATGGAGAGGTTCCCCGAGAGAATAGCTGCGGCCGTCTTCCTTACGGCATTCATGCCGGCTCCCGCTTCCCGGCCGTCCCACGTCCTAGACAAG CTTTTCCAGGAGGCTCCGATGTCATTTTGGATGGACACTCAGTTCAGCTCAAGTAGGGACCAAGAGAAAAGCCCTGTCTCCATGTTGTTTGGTCCCTTATTCATATCACTCAACCTCTACCAACTCTGCTCTGTCGAG GATTTAGCAATTACAGAGAAATTTCAACGTTGGATGATCGAGAACAATCCAGTTAAAGAGGTGAAGGTGATTGAGGAAGCAGATCATATGGCAATGCTATCAAGGCCAAAAGAGCTATGCGAATGTCTCTTAGAGATTGTCACTACCTATGTTTGA
- the LOC105034841 gene encoding polyneuridine-aldehyde esterase isoform X2, whose translation MEEGGRRQKHIILVHGACHGAWSWYKVATLLRCAGHQVTVPDLAASGIDERRLHEVSTFADYSQPLLDILAALPPGERVILVGHSLGGMSVSLAMERFPERIAAAVFLTAFMPAPASRPSHVLDKEAPMSFWMDTQFSSSRDQEKSPVSMLFGPLFISLNLYQLCSVEDLTLGTTLVRVGSPFLQDLSSAPPFSKGHYGSVDVVYIICCQDLAITEKFQRWMIENNPVKEVKVIEEADHMAMLSRPKELCECLLEIVTTYV comes from the exons ATGGAAGAGGGCGGGAGGAGGCAGAAGCACATCATCCTAGTGCATGGAGCCTGTCATGGAGCCTGGAGTTGGTACAAGGTGGCGACACTGCTGAGATGCGCCGGGCACCAGGTAACGGTGCCCGATCTCGCTGCTTCCGGCATCGACGAGAGGAGGCTGCACGAGGTGTCGACCTTTGCCGACTACTCCCAACCGCTGCTGGACATCCTGGCCGCGCTCCCACCTGGGGAGAGGGTCATCCTGGTGGGCCACAGCTTGGGGGGGATGAGCGTGTCCCTGGCCATGGAGAGGTTCCCCGAGAGAATAGCTGCGGCCGTCTTCCTTACGGCATTCATGCCGGCTCCCGCTTCCCGGCCGTCCCACGTCCTAGACAAG GAGGCTCCGATGTCATTTTGGATGGACACTCAGTTCAGCTCAAGTAGGGACCAAGAGAAAAGCCCTGTCTCCATGTTGTTTGGTCCCTTATTCATATCACTCAACCTCTACCAACTCTGCTCTGTCGAG GATCTCACGCTGGGCACGACCTTAGTCAGGGTTGGATCACCATTTTTACAAGATCTATCATCTGCACCACCTTTCTCTAAGGGCCATTATGGATCGGTTGATGTCGTCTACATCATTTGTTGTCAGGATTTAGCAATTACAGAGAAATTTCAACGTTGGATGATCGAGAACAATCCAGTTAAAGAGGTGAAGGTGATTGAGGAAGCAGATCATATGGCAATGCTATCAAGGCCAAAAGAGCTATGCGAATGTCTCTTAGAGATTGTCACTACCTATGTTTGA
- the LOC105034841 gene encoding salicylic acid-binding protein 2 isoform X1 produces MEEGGRRQKHIILVHGACHGAWSWYKVATLLRCAGHQVTVPDLAASGIDERRLHEVSTFADYSQPLLDILAALPPGERVILVGHSLGGMSVSLAMERFPERIAAAVFLTAFMPAPASRPSHVLDKLFQEAPMSFWMDTQFSSSRDQEKSPVSMLFGPLFISLNLYQLCSVEDLTLGTTLVRVGSPFLQDLSSAPPFSKGHYGSVDVVYIICCQDLAITEKFQRWMIENNPVKEVKVIEEADHMAMLSRPKELCECLLEIVTTYV; encoded by the exons ATGGAAGAGGGCGGGAGGAGGCAGAAGCACATCATCCTAGTGCATGGAGCCTGTCATGGAGCCTGGAGTTGGTACAAGGTGGCGACACTGCTGAGATGCGCCGGGCACCAGGTAACGGTGCCCGATCTCGCTGCTTCCGGCATCGACGAGAGGAGGCTGCACGAGGTGTCGACCTTTGCCGACTACTCCCAACCGCTGCTGGACATCCTGGCCGCGCTCCCACCTGGGGAGAGGGTCATCCTGGTGGGCCACAGCTTGGGGGGGATGAGCGTGTCCCTGGCCATGGAGAGGTTCCCCGAGAGAATAGCTGCGGCCGTCTTCCTTACGGCATTCATGCCGGCTCCCGCTTCCCGGCCGTCCCACGTCCTAGACAAG CTTTTCCAGGAGGCTCCGATGTCATTTTGGATGGACACTCAGTTCAGCTCAAGTAGGGACCAAGAGAAAAGCCCTGTCTCCATGTTGTTTGGTCCCTTATTCATATCACTCAACCTCTACCAACTCTGCTCTGTCGAG GATCTCACGCTGGGCACGACCTTAGTCAGGGTTGGATCACCATTTTTACAAGATCTATCATCTGCACCACCTTTCTCTAAGGGCCATTATGGATCGGTTGATGTCGTCTACATCATTTGTTGTCAGGATTTAGCAATTACAGAGAAATTTCAACGTTGGATGATCGAGAACAATCCAGTTAAAGAGGTGAAGGTGATTGAGGAAGCAGATCATATGGCAATGCTATCAAGGCCAAAAGAGCTATGCGAATGTCTCTTAGAGATTGTCACTACCTATGTTTGA